In Chryseobacterium oranimense, a single window of DNA contains:
- the atpH gene encoding ATP synthase F1 subunit delta yields the protein MLTSKVAKRYAQGLLDFTNETGQTAAVFSEMKDVKKIMSQSADLNKFFLTPYIDAKKKIEVADQIFKDFSVSSQNLIRLVIKHGRENQLKNIAQEFINKVEDINGVQRITLTTATQLSKENLDQILRSTNLVKAGSNFDLNVNVKPNILGGYILRVGDQQIDASVKTKLNQVKKDFQLN from the coding sequence ATGCTTACATCTAAAGTAGCTAAAAGATACGCACAGGGACTGCTTGATTTCACCAATGAAACAGGTCAGACCGCTGCTGTATTTTCTGAAATGAAAGATGTAAAGAAGATCATGTCTCAATCTGCAGATTTGAACAAATTCTTTCTTACGCCTTACATTGATGCAAAAAAGAAAATAGAGGTAGCAGACCAGATCTTTAAAGACTTCTCGGTTTCTTCGCAGAACCTGATCAGATTAGTGATCAAGCACGGACGTGAAAACCAGTTGAAAAATATCGCTCAGGAGTTCATCAATAAAGTAGAGGATATCAACGGAGTACAGAGAATAACTCTTACAACAGCAACTCAGCTTTCCAAAGAAAACCTTGATCAGATCCTAAGATCTACCAATCTGGTAAAAGCAGGTTCAAACTTTGATCTGAATGTAAATGTAAAACCTAATATCTTAGGAGGTTATATTTTAAGAGTAGGTGATCAGCAGATCGATGCATCTGTGAAAACCAAATTGAACCAAGTTAAAAAAGATTTTCAGTTAAATTAA
- a CDS encoding F0F1 ATP synthase subunit B, giving the protein MELIHQFSSGLFIIQSVIFLALLFLLGKFAWKPILKSINDRETSIVDALNQAKLARKEMETLKEDNERIIREAKIERDAILKEAREIKDRIVGEAKDAAKNEGDKMIEAAKQTIQTEKNAAMADIKTQIGALSVNIAESILKQKLDNNEAQNELVQNYLNKSNLN; this is encoded by the coding sequence ATGGAATTAATTCACCAGTTTTCATCAGGATTATTTATTATCCAGTCTGTTATTTTTCTAGCATTATTATTTTTGTTAGGTAAATTCGCTTGGAAACCTATTTTAAAATCAATCAACGACAGAGAAACCTCTATTGTTGATGCTCTTAATCAAGCTAAATTGGCAAGAAAAGAGATGGAGACTTTAAAAGAGGATAACGAAAGAATTATTCGTGAAGCTAAAATCGAAAGAGATGCTATCCTTAAAGAAGCCAGAGAAATTAAAGATAGAATCGTAGGTGAGGCTAAAGATGCTGCTAAAAATGAAGGAGACAAAATGATCGAGGCAGCTAAGCAGACTATCCAGACTGAGAAAAATGCTGCTATGGCAGACATTAAAACTCAAATCGGTGCTTTATCTGTAAACATTGCTGAATCTATCCTTAAGCAGAAGTTGGATAACAACGAAGCTCAAAACGAATTAGTTCAAAATTATCTAAACAAATCAAACCTTAACTAA
- a CDS encoding S-adenosyl-l-methionine hydroxide adenosyltransferase family protein, whose protein sequence is MSIITLTSDFGNLDYRVAAVKGKILSLNPKVNIIDISHDIQAFNLIQTSYIVRNAYKYFPKGTIHILSVDSFYNRSRKNILYKADGSYFLAADNGLLSLIFFDIKPEAIYEITLNNRFDDVINFTSTDVFVPAAVHLANGGLPEVIGRKIDTSKQLLFPKPVFNESEKMIIGEVTYIDNFGNIISNISKDFFESSGKGNEGFTIKFRNLTLSRVYSSHTEVVSDWDRETEFHGQSAAIFNDSQLLELTIYKGSKKNGAKSLFGLNVGENIYVEFV, encoded by the coding sequence ATGTCGATTATTACCCTTACTTCGGATTTCGGAAATTTAGATTACAGAGTTGCAGCTGTGAAAGGCAAAATCCTGTCTCTAAATCCTAAGGTTAATATTATTGATATTAGCCATGATATCCAGGCTTTCAACCTCATACAGACTTCATATATAGTACGGAATGCCTATAAATATTTTCCAAAAGGGACTATTCATATCCTTTCTGTAGATAGTTTTTACAACAGATCAAGGAAAAATATCCTGTATAAGGCAGACGGCTCTTATTTTTTGGCAGCCGACAACGGACTTTTAAGCCTTATCTTTTTTGATATAAAGCCGGAAGCCATATATGAAATTACCTTAAACAACCGCTTCGATGATGTGATCAACTTCACTTCTACTGATGTTTTTGTTCCTGCGGCAGTACATTTGGCCAATGGCGGGCTTCCTGAAGTGATCGGAAGGAAAATAGACACCTCCAAACAACTTCTGTTCCCGAAACCCGTCTTCAATGAGTCTGAAAAAATGATCATTGGCGAAGTAACCTATATTGATAATTTCGGAAATATAATATCAAATATCAGCAAAGACTTTTTCGAAAGCAGTGGTAAAGGAAATGAAGGTTTTACCATAAAATTCAGAAATTTAACTCTTTCGAGGGTATATTCCAGCCATACGGAAGTGGTTTCGGACTGGGACAGGGAAACGGAATTCCACGGGCAGTCGGCAGCAATCTTCAATGACAGTCAGCTTTTGGAGCTTACCATCTATAAAGGAAGTAAAAAAAACGGGGCAAAAAGCCTGTTTGGACTCAATGTAGGCGAGAATATCTACGTTGAATTTGTCTAA
- a CDS encoding outer membrane beta-barrel protein, with protein sequence MKKLLLAGAVALFGLSNAQIAKGTAYISGQVGYSQEENNNNDTKVESFRIVPTAGYFVGTNLAVGLGVGYASDKVTKTTTGSIAGGSFVSETKGTQSAFVVAPFVRKYWTLADKLYIFGQLEVPMEFGQFKDEATTTTTLGSTTNTTSTSDKANYTSIGVNVKPGLDYFLNKNWSIEATIGEFGYNTSKLDVDGAKSVNNYKFGLNLSAVTFGVKYVFAK encoded by the coding sequence ATGAAAAAATTATTATTAGCGGGTGCTGTTGCACTTTTCGGTTTATCTAATGCTCAAATTGCAAAAGGAACTGCATATATTTCAGGACAAGTTGGTTATTCTCAGGAAGAAAACAACAACAATGATACTAAAGTAGAAAGCTTCAGAATCGTTCCAACTGCAGGATACTTTGTAGGGACTAACCTTGCTGTAGGTTTAGGAGTAGGTTATGCAAGTGATAAAGTTACTAAAACTACAACTGGATCAATTGCAGGTGGTAGCTTTGTTTCTGAAACTAAAGGTACTCAATCTGCATTTGTTGTTGCTCCTTTCGTAAGAAAATATTGGACTTTAGCTGACAAATTATATATCTTCGGTCAATTAGAAGTTCCAATGGAATTCGGACAATTTAAAGACGAAGCTACAACAACAACTACATTAGGATCAACTACGAACACTACTTCTACTTCTGACAAAGCTAACTACACTTCAATCGGTGTTAACGTTAAGCCAGGTTTAGATTATTTCTTAAACAAAAACTGGAGCATTGAAGCTACTATCGGTGAATTTGGATACAACACTTCTAAATTAGACGTTGATGGTGCTAAAAGTGTAAACAACTACAAGTTCGGATTGAATTTATCAGCTGTAACTTTTGGAGTTAAATATGTATTTGCTAAGTAA
- the atpB gene encoding F0F1 ATP synthase subunit A: MFKKFAVLFYSIFVLNLVSAQHGEATAGTAPAQELSEKDKATKENKEFITHHLLDAHDFTLMVDKDGHHIGFPLPVIFYDNGFHAFMSNSKEGFMHGETTEVDGSYYKLHHEKIYKTDAAGTLTLDKDGHPTNEKPLDLSITKSVLIIFLVSLLMFVLFTGMARSYKKSVVPTGAARFLEPLIIFVRDEIAIPNIGHKYKRFMGYLLTVFFFILLLNVLGLMPFGINVTGNITMTFFLAILTYLITTFSANKDYWKHIFWMPGVPVPMKFIMLPIELLGTLTKPFALMIRLFANMTAGHIVVMTLIGSIYIFKNWIAGVAFPFLTLVIYILEVLVAFLQAYIFTMLSALFIGMAVEEHEHEHHAAH, from the coding sequence ATGTTTAAGAAATTCGCAGTTTTATTCTACAGTATTTTTGTATTAAACTTAGTGTCTGCACAGCACGGTGAGGCCACTGCTGGGACGGCTCCTGCTCAAGAGCTTTCCGAGAAAGACAAAGCAACTAAAGAAAACAAGGAGTTCATCACTCATCACTTGTTGGATGCTCATGACTTTACATTGATGGTGGATAAAGATGGTCACCACATTGGTTTTCCTCTTCCTGTTATTTTTTATGATAATGGTTTTCACGCTTTCATGAGTAACAGTAAAGAAGGTTTCATGCATGGTGAAACCACTGAAGTAGATGGTTCTTATTACAAATTGCACCACGAAAAAATCTACAAGACTGATGCTGCAGGAACTTTAACTTTAGATAAAGACGGTCATCCTACAAACGAGAAACCTCTAGATCTTTCAATTACTAAAAGTGTACTGATCATTTTCTTAGTTTCACTTTTAATGTTTGTATTATTTACAGGAATGGCAAGATCATATAAGAAATCTGTTGTCCCTACAGGAGCAGCAAGATTCTTAGAGCCCTTGATTATTTTTGTAAGAGACGAGATCGCTATTCCGAACATCGGGCACAAGTATAAAAGATTTATGGGTTATCTATTAACTGTATTCTTCTTTATCTTACTTTTAAACGTTTTAGGGTTGATGCCTTTCGGAATCAATGTTACAGGTAATATTACCATGACATTCTTCCTGGCTATCCTTACTTATTTAATTACGACATTCTCAGCTAATAAAGATTACTGGAAGCATATTTTCTGGATGCCGGGTGTACCTGTTCCAATGAAATTCATCATGTTGCCGATCGAATTATTAGGAACTCTGACTAAGCCTTTTGCATTGATGATTCGTCTTTTTGCGAACATGACGGCAGGACACATCGTTGTAATGACGCTTATCGGATCAATTTATATTTTCAAGAACTGGATTGCCGGAGTTGCATTCCCATTCTTAACTTTAGTAATCTATATCCTTGAGGTATTGGTAGCATTCCTTCAGGCTTATATCTTTACAATGCTTTCTGCACTGTTCATCGGAATGGCTGTGGAAGAGCATGAGCACGAACATCACGCTGCTCATTAA
- the ffh gene encoding signal recognition particle protein, which yields MFNSLQDKLDKALHNISGRGKITEINVAETVKEIRRALVDADVNYKVAKDLTKRVQDKALGQNVLTSLTPGQLMTKIVHDELVDLMGGSQEGINLSGKPTVILIAGLQGSGKTTFSGKLANYLKTKRTKKPLLVACDVYRPAAIDQLKVLGGQIGVPVFTEEGSTNPSTIAENAINFAKANGHDVVIVDTAGRLAIDEQMMNEIKSVHYFIKPQETLFVVDSMTGQDAVNTAKAFNDALNFDGVVLTKLDGDTRGGAALTIRSVVEKPIKFISTGEKMEALDLFYPERMADRILGMGDVVSLVERAQEQFDEEEAKKLHKKIAKNEFGFDDFLKQINQIKKMGNMKDLMGMIPGVGKAIKDVEISDDAFKHIEAIIYSMTPDERRRPSIINTQRKQRIAKGAGRKIEDVNQLMKQFEQMGKMMKMMQGPQGKQMMQMMSKMPNMPGMGGMMGK from the coding sequence ATGTTTAATAGTTTACAGGATAAATTAGACAAGGCTCTACATAATATTTCCGGACGCGGAAAAATCACAGAGATCAACGTGGCGGAAACCGTAAAGGAAATCCGTAGAGCGCTGGTAGATGCTGACGTTAACTATAAAGTTGCAAAAGATCTTACGAAAAGAGTTCAGGATAAAGCTTTAGGACAAAACGTTCTTACTTCTCTTACTCCGGGACAGCTGATGACGAAAATCGTTCATGACGAATTGGTTGATCTGATGGGAGGTTCTCAGGAAGGAATTAACCTTTCAGGAAAGCCTACCGTAATTCTTATTGCCGGTCTTCAGGGTTCGGGTAAGACGACTTTCTCCGGAAAACTTGCCAATTATTTAAAAACAAAAAGAACCAAAAAGCCTTTATTGGTTGCCTGTGACGTTTACCGTCCTGCAGCAATTGACCAGCTTAAAGTATTGGGTGGCCAGATCGGGGTTCCGGTATTTACGGAAGAAGGTTCTACCAACCCTTCCACTATTGCTGAAAATGCTATTAATTTTGCAAAAGCAAACGGTCATGATGTAGTCATCGTCGATACAGCGGGACGTCTTGCAATTGATGAGCAGATGATGAACGAGATCAAGTCTGTACATTATTTCATCAAGCCTCAGGAAACTTTATTCGTGGTAGACTCCATGACAGGCCAGGATGCTGTAAATACAGCAAAAGCATTCAACGATGCCCTAAACTTTGACGGTGTTGTCCTAACTAAATTAGACGGTGATACAAGAGGGGGTGCTGCTTTAACGATCCGTTCTGTTGTTGAAAAACCGATTAAATTTATCTCTACCGGTGAGAAAATGGAAGCTTTGGATCTTTTCTACCCGGAAAGGATGGCAGACAGAATCTTGGGAATGGGAGACGTTGTTTCCTTAGTAGAAAGAGCTCAGGAGCAATTTGATGAGGAAGAAGCTAAAAAACTTCACAAAAAAATCGCTAAAAATGAATTCGGTTTTGATGATTTCCTGAAGCAGATCAACCAGATCAAAAAGATGGGTAACATGAAAGACCTTATGGGAATGATTCCGGGGGTTGGAAAAGCCATTAAAGACGTTGAAATCAGTGACGATGCTTTCAAGCACATTGAAGCAATCATCTACTCTATGACACCTGACGAAAGAAGAAGACCTTCTATCATCAATACCCAGAGAAAACAGAGAATTGCAAAAGGAGCAGGAAGAAAGATTGAAGATGTGAATCAGCTGATGAAGCAGTTCGAACAGATGGGTAAAATGATGAAGATGATGCAGGGACCTCAGGGAAAACAGATGATGCAGATGATGAGCAAAATGCCAAATATGCCTGGCATGGGCGGAATGATGGGGAAATAA
- a CDS encoding PhoH family protein, protein MFELTYDLEDIDVKTFYGVNNQYFNLLKSSFPTLKITGRDHFIFAMGNQEALDILKQKLDNLVKFISENNSIALKDVENVLNIKDENEKQLIFDQDIIVKGVNGKIIKAKTTNLKKLVKETEKKDMVFAIGPAGTGKTYTSVALAARALRDKQVKRIVLTRPAVEAGESLGFLPGDLKEKLDPYLQPLYDALRDMIPHEKLEGFMEKKVIEVAPLAFMRGRTLDDAFVILDEAQNTTHAQMKMFLTRMGMNAKFIITGDPTQIDLPPKQQSGLKEAMRILRDVKEIGFVHLTEEDVVRHPVVKKIILAYNEEDKRLKD, encoded by the coding sequence ATGTTTGAATTAACATATGATTTGGAGGACATCGATGTAAAGACCTTCTATGGCGTTAATAACCAATATTTCAACTTATTAAAATCAAGCTTTCCCACGCTTAAGATCACTGGAAGAGACCATTTTATCTTTGCAATGGGTAATCAGGAGGCTTTGGATATATTAAAACAAAAACTGGATAACCTTGTAAAATTTATCTCTGAAAATAATTCTATCGCTTTAAAAGACGTTGAAAATGTCTTGAATATCAAAGATGAGAATGAAAAACAATTGATTTTTGATCAGGATATTATTGTAAAAGGAGTTAATGGAAAGATCATCAAAGCGAAAACGACCAACCTTAAGAAACTGGTAAAAGAGACTGAGAAAAAGGATATGGTTTTTGCTATCGGGCCTGCGGGAACCGGAAAAACTTATACCAGTGTAGCATTGGCCGCAAGAGCTTTAAGAGATAAGCAGGTGAAAAGAATTGTCCTGACCAGACCCGCTGTAGAAGCAGGGGAGAGCCTTGGATTCCTGCCGGGAGACCTGAAAGAAAAGCTGGATCCGTATTTGCAGCCACTATATGACGCGTTAAGAGATATGATTCCTCATGAGAAGCTGGAAGGATTTATGGAGAAAAAAGTGATTGAAGTAGCTCCGCTGGCTTTTATGAGAGGGCGTACACTGGATGATGCCTTTGTGATTCTGGATGAAGCTCAGAACACCACCCATGCCCAAATGAAAATGTTCCTGACAAGGATGGGGATGAATGCCAAGTTCATTATTACCGGAGACCCAACCCAAATCGATTTGCCACCGAAACAGCAATCCGGATTGAAGGAAGCTATGAGAATTCTGAGAGACGTTAAAGAAATTGGTTTTGTACACCTTACAGAAGAAGATGTTGTAAGGCATCCTGTGGTGAAAAAGATCATTCTGGCGTACAATGAAGAAGATAAAAGGCTGAAAGATTAA
- the atpE gene encoding ATP synthase F0 subunit C, whose translation MEIPRIIGGGLIVLGVGIGLGKIGAAALEAIARQPEQSGKIQTAMLIAAALVEGVAFAALFAS comes from the coding sequence ATGGAAATCCCTAGAATTATTGGTGGCGGTCTTATCGTACTTGGTGTAGGTATCGGTCTTGGTAAAATCGGAGCTGCTGCTCTTGAAGCTATCGCTAGACAGCCTGAGCAATCTGGAAAAATCCAAACTGCTATGCTTATTGCAGCTGCACTAGTAGAAGGTGTTGCATTTGCTGCGTTATTCGCATCATAA
- the atpA gene encoding F0F1 ATP synthase subunit alpha, whose product MAEINPAEVSAILKQQLANFDTQSNVEEVGTVLTIGDGIARVYGLENVQYGELVKFSSDVEGIVLNLEEDNVGVALLGESKLVKEGDTVRRTNRISSIKVGEGMLGRVVDTLGNPIDGKGPITGDLYEMPLERKAPGVIFRQPVTEPLQTGIVAIDSMIPVGRGQRELIIGDRQTGKTTVAIDTIINQKEFFDAGKPVYCIYVAIGQKASTVAQIVKTLSDKGALAYTVIVAANASDPVPMQVYSAMAGASIGEFFRDTGRPALIVYDDLSKQAVAYRELSLLLRRPPGREAYPGDVFYLHSRLLERAAKVIADDQIASQMNDLPDSLKPIVKGGGSLTALPIIETQAGDVSAYIPTNVISITDGQIFLESDLFNSGVRPAINVGISVSRVGGNAQIKSMKKVSGTLKLDQAQYKELEAFAKFGSDLDASTLAVISKGERNVEILKQPVNSPLPVDSQVAMIYAGTENLLRNVPIRKVKEFQIEYIEFLRSKHPDTMAAIKAGKIDNDITNVLKQAANDLASKYN is encoded by the coding sequence ATGGCAGAAATAAATCCGGCAGAAGTATCTGCGATCTTAAAACAGCAATTGGCCAACTTCGATACTCAATCCAACGTTGAGGAAGTAGGTACAGTTTTAACCATCGGTGATGGTATTGCTCGTGTATACGGGTTAGAAAACGTACAATACGGAGAGTTGGTGAAATTTTCTAGTGATGTAGAAGGTATTGTACTTAACCTTGAAGAAGACAACGTGGGTGTTGCTCTACTTGGGGAAAGTAAATTAGTAAAAGAAGGAGATACAGTAAGAAGAACAAACAGAATCTCTTCTATCAAAGTAGGAGAAGGGATGTTAGGAAGAGTAGTAGATACTCTTGGTAACCCTATCGATGGTAAAGGTCCTATTACTGGGGATTTATACGAAATGCCATTGGAAAGAAAAGCTCCTGGAGTTATCTTCAGACAGCCGGTAACTGAGCCTTTACAGACAGGTATCGTTGCGATCGACTCTATGATCCCTGTAGGAAGAGGTCAGAGAGAGCTTATCATTGGTGATAGACAGACAGGTAAAACTACTGTTGCGATCGATACGATCATCAACCAGAAAGAATTCTTTGATGCAGGTAAGCCTGTATATTGTATATATGTTGCGATCGGTCAGAAAGCTTCTACCGTAGCACAAATTGTTAAAACCCTTTCTGATAAAGGTGCTTTAGCATACACTGTAATCGTTGCGGCTAATGCTTCGGATCCGGTTCCAATGCAGGTATACTCTGCAATGGCAGGTGCATCTATCGGTGAGTTCTTCAGAGACACTGGTAGACCGGCATTGATCGTTTATGATGATTTATCCAAACAAGCGGTAGCTTACCGTGAGCTTTCTCTACTATTGAGAAGACCACCGGGCCGTGAAGCTTATCCTGGAGACGTTTTCTACCTTCACTCAAGATTATTGGAAAGAGCTGCAAAAGTAATTGCTGATGACCAGATCGCGAGCCAGATGAACGACTTACCGGATTCTCTAAAGCCAATCGTAAAAGGTGGTGGTTCATTAACTGCCCTTCCGATTATCGAAACTCAGGCTGGTGACGTTTCTGCGTATATTCCAACCAACGTAATCTCTATTACAGACGGACAGATTTTCCTTGAATCAGATCTATTCAACTCAGGGGTTCGTCCTGCGATCAACGTAGGTATTTCTGTATCCAGAGTAGGAGGTAACGCTCAGATCAAATCAATGAAAAAAGTGTCTGGTACTCTTAAATTAGACCAGGCTCAGTATAAAGAATTGGAAGCGTTTGCTAAATTCGGTTCTGACCTTGATGCTTCTACTTTAGCAGTAATCTCTAAAGGAGAAAGAAACGTTGAGATCCTTAAGCAGCCGGTAAACTCTCCACTTCCTGTAGACAGCCAGGTAGCTATGATCTACGCAGGAACAGAGAACCTTCTAAGAAACGTACCTATCAGAAAAGTAAAAGAATTCCAGATAGAATATATCGAGTTCTTAAGATCTAAGCACCCTGATACAATGGCGGCTATTAAAGCTGGTAAAATCGATAACGATATTACAAACGTTCTTAAGCAGGCAGCTAACGATTTAGCTTCTAAATATAACTAA
- a CDS encoding dihydrolipoamide acetyltransferase family protein has translation MAEYKLLLPSMGEGVMEATIITWLFNEGDNVKEDDSVVEIATDKVDSDVPTPVSGKIVKILKQKDEVAKVGEAIAILEIEGEGGNTASEEVTTEAPAATPDTETLKTIEEPLQATHSNVEFSGDLYLSPLVKSIAQQENISESELKTIKGSGLEGRITKEDILAYVSNRGNQPVQQAAPAQTAASAAVKAPVSAPVATISTAAGDEIIPMDRMRKIIAENMVKAKQIAPHVTSFIETDVTNVVKWRNKHKDIFEKREGEKLTFMPIFVKAVVKAIQDFPMINVSINGENIIKKKNINIGMATALPDGNLIVPVIKNADQLSLSGLAKAINDLAYRARNKKLRPEDTQGATYTISNVGSFGNLMGTPIIPQPQVAILAIGAIVKKPAVLETKDGDVIAIRQLMFMSHSYDHRVVDGSLGGMMLKHVHDYLQNWDLNTEI, from the coding sequence ATGGCAGAATACAAATTATTGCTTCCTTCCATGGGAGAAGGTGTTATGGAAGCGACAATTATCACTTGGTTATTCAATGAAGGTGATAATGTAAAAGAGGATGATTCCGTAGTAGAAATTGCAACAGATAAGGTAGATTCAGACGTTCCGACACCAGTTTCGGGGAAAATTGTAAAGATCCTGAAACAGAAGGACGAAGTTGCTAAAGTTGGTGAAGCCATTGCTATTTTAGAAATTGAAGGAGAAGGCGGAAATACAGCTTCAGAAGAAGTAACAACAGAAGCTCCGGCAGCTACTCCTGATACAGAAACTTTAAAGACCATTGAAGAGCCGTTACAGGCAACTCATTCCAATGTAGAATTCTCAGGTGATCTTTACCTGTCGCCACTTGTAAAGTCAATTGCACAGCAGGAAAACATTTCCGAATCTGAGCTTAAGACAATTAAGGGAAGTGGTTTAGAAGGAAGAATTACAAAAGAAGATATATTAGCTTATGTTTCCAACAGAGGAAACCAACCTGTTCAGCAGGCTGCTCCGGCACAAACTGCAGCTTCTGCAGCAGTAAAAGCTCCGGTTTCTGCACCAGTAGCTACCATTTCTACGGCAGCAGGTGATGAGATCATTCCAATGGACAGAATGAGAAAAATCATTGCTGAAAACATGGTAAAAGCAAAACAGATTGCTCCACACGTTACTTCTTTCATTGAAACAGACGTTACCAATGTCGTAAAATGGAGAAATAAGCATAAAGATATTTTTGAGAAACGTGAAGGAGAAAAACTAACTTTCATGCCGATTTTCGTGAAAGCTGTAGTGAAGGCTATCCAGGATTTCCCAATGATCAATGTTTCCATCAACGGAGAGAATATCATCAAAAAGAAAAATATCAATATCGGTATGGCAACTGCTTTACCGGATGGAAACCTTATCGTTCCTGTAATCAAGAATGCTGACCAGCTGTCGCTTTCAGGTTTGGCAAAAGCAATCAACGATTTGGCTTACAGAGCAAGAAACAAAAAATTAAGACCTGAAGACACTCAGGGAGCTACTTATACTATTTCTAACGTAGGAAGTTTTGGCAACCTGATGGGTACACCTATTATTCCTCAGCCTCAGGTGGCTATCTTAGCGATCGGTGCTATTGTTAAGAAGCCTGCTGTTCTTGAAACTAAAGACGGTGATGTAATTGCTATCCGTCAGCTGATGTTCATGTCTCACTCTTATGATCACAGAGTGGTAGACGGATCTTTAGGTGGAATGATGCTGAAACATGTTCATGACTACCTTCAGAACTGGGATCTGAATACAGAAATTTAA
- a CDS encoding porin family protein, producing MKKFLLIAAAAVVGVNLSAQETRFGAKAGYSLSTLKFKDNGNSENTDPSHTFYVGALVEHKLSDKFALQGEVLYSPLGGKITERVEDQDEAGTFFNIKNKTTFGTILIPISAKYFITEGLSVSAGANFGLVISAKTKTVADLGLGMIPGFEISADDETDIKDQTNTLNIAPFLGAEYALENGLFFDARYNMGVSNLAKDSGDGKLTNSFFQVGVGFKFGGN from the coding sequence ATGAAAAAATTTCTACTTATTGCAGCAGCGGCTGTAGTTGGCGTTAATCTGAGCGCTCAAGAAACAAGATTTGGAGCCAAAGCTGGTTACTCACTTTCAACCTTAAAATTTAAAGACAACGGAAATTCTGAAAACACAGATCCATCACACACTTTCTATGTAGGTGCTTTGGTAGAGCACAAACTAAGTGATAAATTTGCTCTTCAGGGTGAAGTTTTATACTCACCACTGGGAGGTAAAATCACTGAAAGAGTAGAAGATCAAGATGAAGCAGGTACGTTCTTTAACATTAAGAACAAAACTACTTTCGGAACTATTTTGATTCCTATTTCTGCTAAATACTTTATTACAGAAGGTTTATCAGTTTCTGCGGGAGCAAATTTTGGACTGGTCATTTCTGCCAAAACCAAAACCGTAGCAGACCTTGGATTAGGTATGATCCCTGGATTTGAAATTTCTGCAGATGATGAGACAGACATTAAAGATCAAACCAATACTCTGAATATCGCTCCTTTCTTAGGTGCAGAGTACGCACTGGAAAACGGTTTGTTTTTTGACGCCAGATACAACATGGGAGTTTCTAACTTAGCTAAAGATTCCGGAGACGGAAAACTAACTAACAGCTTCTTCCAGGTAGGTGTTGGTTTCAAATTCGGAGGAAACTAA
- a CDS encoding porin family protein codes for MKKILLASALAFCAGMNAQTKFGVKAGYTLSKLNSNDDLDAFEGVSGGLKSKSGFYVGALVEHQFNNKFAVQGEVQYANLGGKVEVSTMGITVTEKFNFNRIVIPVTARYYATPELGVYAGPFVSFRTNTKVNIDVSGGMANQQAINEGEQFLEKNFDDNLKSSEFGLVLGADYNVYKGLFVDARYSFGLTNMIKHPVNDEKLKMNFFQIGLGYKFK; via the coding sequence ATGAAAAAAATCTTATTGGCATCAGCTCTTGCTTTTTGTGCAGGAATGAATGCGCAGACAAAATTCGGTGTAAAAGCAGGCTATACATTATCAAAACTAAACTCAAACGATGATCTTGATGCATTTGAAGGTGTAAGTGGAGGTTTGAAATCCAAATCAGGCTTCTATGTAGGTGCTTTGGTAGAGCATCAATTCAATAATAAATTTGCTGTACAGGGAGAAGTTCAGTATGCAAATCTGGGCGGAAAAGTTGAAGTTTCAACAATGGGAATTACCGTTACGGAAAAATTCAATTTCAACAGAATTGTGATTCCTGTAACTGCAAGATATTATGCTACTCCTGAACTTGGAGTATATGCAGGGCCTTTTGTAAGTTTCAGAACAAACACGAAAGTAAATATTGACGTGTCAGGAGGAATGGCCAATCAACAGGCTATCAATGAAGGTGAACAATTCCTTGAAAAGAATTTTGATGATAATCTTAAGTCTTCTGAATTCGGTTTGGTTTTAGGGGCTGATTACAATGTGTATAAAGGATTATTTGTAGATGCCCGTTACAGTTTCGGACTGACCAATATGATCAAACATCCTGTAAACGACGAAAAACTGAAAATGAATTTCTTCCAGATCGGATTAGGATATAAATTCAAATAA